The DNA segment TACAAGGTCGTGGCCAAGAGAGCTCCCATCCAGTCCGCCGCGACGGCGATAACCCAAGTCGGGTTCGCTGCCTTGTCGCGCTCGTCGGTCAGTCTCGTCGCGGCGCAGGTCGTTGGCCGCGCCTTTGGCCTGACCGCCCTGCTCAAGACCATCCGGCCTCTTCTGGTCCGCCCGCGCGGCGGTAGCTACGCCGCCACCGTTAGGCAATACTGGCGCTTTCCGGTCATTCTGGCGCCATCGGCACTGCTTAACTCCCTAGGCATCCAGCTACCGCTGCTCCTAATGGCGGCCTGGTTTGGCGCCACCACCGCAGGTGAACTAGGGATGGCCCAGCGTCTCGTGATTCTGCCCGGCTCCGTGATTGGGGGCGCCATCGCCCAGGTCTTTGGTGCCGAGACCGCCAGAAGGCTACGCGAACGCAGTGGCGGTTGTCGGCGCTATTACTTGCGCACGTCTCTCGCCACTGGCGGGTTGGCGCTCGTCGTTCTGGTTGCCTTCGTTCTGCTCAGCCCTTGGGCCTTTCCATTCTTCCTTGGTTCGCAGTGGCAAAACAGCGGTACCCTGGCGCAGGCTCTGGCGCTCTCTGCGGCTTGCGCCCTCGTGGTCGCACCGGTCAGCACGGTTTATCTGCTATTTCAGTCGGCCGCCACCCTTGTCATGGATCTGTCACGTGTTGCCCTCATCTGCGCCGTCGCCGTTTTCATCCAGCTCAATTCCTATGGTCCCCTCGAGGCATGTTGGTTCCTTGTGGCGGCACAGGTGATCTACTACGTTGCCCTGTGGTCCTATGGACTAAGGATCGTCACCCGGGAGGAACGCGCGCGGGCGAATGCCCCCGACCCAGATCCAAGCCACGGCGCCAATGGTCACCCGACCGAATAGAGAGCCAGCATCGC comes from the Micrococcales bacterium genome and includes:
- a CDS encoding oligosaccharide flippase family protein produces the protein MKLKGSLGGVATIASGTVASQAIIVLMAPVVSRLYSTGEFGRYSALIAATAVIIPAAAFRFEFSVVLPEDLDQARRLVRIALGAVVLSSVLSAIAVGVVWVAWPGTPWAAVPLAPLWAGLLVFLGGTFTVLTQAALRFRAYKVVAKRAPIQSAATAITQVGFAALSRSSVSLVAAQVVGRAFGLTALLKTIRPLLVRPRGGSYAATVRQYWRFPVILAPSALLNSLGIQLPLLLMAAWFGATTAGELGMAQRLVILPGSVIGGAIAQVFGAETARRLRERSGGCRRYYLRTSLATGGLALVVLVAFVLLSPWAFPFFLGSQWQNSGTLAQALALSAACALVVAPVSTVYLLFQSAATLVMDLSRVALICAVAVFIQLNSYGPLEACWFLVAAQVIYYVALWSYGLRIVTREERARANAPDPDPSHGANGHPTE